The Pseudomonas fluorescens genome segment TTGGGTGGTTGAAGAGCACCCGGTGCGCCTGATCGGTCTGGACACGACGATCCCCGGCGCTCATGGCGGTCAGTTGCTGGACAGCCAGTTGCACTGGCTCGATGAGCAACTGGCTCGTCGTCCCGATGCACCGACGTTATTGATTCTGCATCACCCGCCATTTATCAGCGGTATTGGTCATATGGACCGCGAGCCGTTCATCAACGCGTCGGCGCTTGAGCAGATCATCGCCCGTCACCCGCAGGTGGAACGCTTGCTATGCGGACATTTACACCGACCGATGCAGCGGCGTTTCGGTGGCAGCCTGAGTTGTGTGTGTCCCGGTACCTCACATCAAATCGTGCTGGATCTACAGCAAACCGCCCCGGCGCATTTCAATCTGGAACCGGCCGGGTATTTGCTGCATCGCTGGCAAGCGCAGCAGGGGCTGGTGACCCATAACGCCGTGTTTGGTGAGTATCCCGGACCGTATCCGTTTTACGACGCACATGGATTGATCGACTGATGGCACAGAGATTTTTCAAGGCGTTTTTTGACGAAGTTCTTCGGAGGTTTTAACCCATATCATTCTCTGCGCACGGTTCAGATCTTTCTTGATGATTAGTTAACGCATTGGTCAATCGCCTGATTGGCTGAGTGCTTCCCGCTGTCCTTTTAATGTGCCCGGAACATAGGTTCTGCGCTGGAGTTCGTCCTGATGAAAGCCACGCTTCAAGTATTAAGTTTTTTGACCGGCGGCCTGAGTATTGCCATGAGTCCGTTCGCCTCTGCTGATTTCATTAAAGACAGCAAAGCCAATTTGAACTTGCGCAACTTCTACTTCAACAATGATAACCGCGATGGGGCCGCTGCTCCTTCGAAGACCGAAGAGTGGGGGCAGGCCTTCATGCTCAATTATCAATCCGGTTTTACCGACGGCACTGTGGGGTTCGGCCTGGATGCCATTGGCCTGCTGGGTTTGAAGCTCGACAGCGGTGCGGGTCGTCATGTCGGTGGTTCGATGTTCCCCAATGACGGCGACAAGGCTGCGGACCAATGGGGCCGTGTCGGTGCGACTGCCAAGATGCGTTTCTCGAAGACAGAGCTGCGTTAC includes the following:
- a CDS encoding phosphodiesterase, with amino-acid sequence MNRPFLIAQISDLHLKAGQRLTYGVVDTLGALRRAVDHLNRLHPRPDIVVISGDLVDFGRPDEYAVLHPELARLAMPCYLVPGNHDNREHLLAAFADHAYLPMSAGAPLDWVVEEHPVRLIGLDTTIPGAHGGQLLDSQLHWLDEQLARRPDAPTLLILHHPPFISGIGHMDREPFINASALEQIIARHPQVERLLCGHLHRPMQRRFGGSLSCVCPGTSHQIVLDLQQTAPAHFNLEPAGYLLHRWQAQQGLVTHNAVFGEYPGPYPFYDAHGLID